Proteins from a single region of Mumia flava:
- a CDS encoding energy-coupling factor transporter transmembrane component T family protein has product MRAVVREANPLALLAAGSLAIVASLAVRDLATGLVTLGAYAVVGAFCVPSLRFALVRFLAVAVASASVTWSTWLLGGHDLEVALTAGLRIVVLALPGAVLAAFLDPPRLADELGQRLRVPPRFAVAFAAALQRFALLRETWIQLDRARRARGFGPTANPLSSARHGAALAFALLVSALRDAGRMATAMDARGFATAHERTWAEPVRWMRGDTVLLGLGVALAVLPYALRLGGY; this is encoded by the coding sequence GTGAGGGCGGTCGTGCGGGAGGCGAACCCGCTGGCCCTGCTGGCCGCCGGGTCGCTCGCGATCGTCGCGTCGCTCGCGGTCCGCGACCTTGCGACCGGGCTCGTGACGCTCGGGGCGTACGCGGTGGTCGGGGCGTTCTGCGTGCCGTCGCTGCGGTTCGCGCTCGTGCGGTTCCTCGCCGTGGCGGTGGCGTCGGCGTCGGTCACGTGGTCGACCTGGCTGCTGGGTGGCCACGACCTCGAGGTGGCGCTGACCGCCGGTCTGCGGATCGTCGTGCTCGCGCTCCCGGGCGCCGTGCTCGCCGCGTTCCTCGACCCGCCGCGGCTGGCCGACGAGCTGGGGCAGCGGCTGAGAGTGCCGCCGCGGTTCGCGGTGGCGTTCGCGGCGGCGCTGCAGCGGTTCGCGCTGCTCCGGGAGACCTGGATCCAGCTGGATCGCGCCAGGCGGGCGCGGGGGTTCGGCCCGACGGCGAACCCGCTGTCGTCCGCGCGGCACGGGGCCGCGCTCGCGTTCGCGCTGCTCGTCTCCGCGCTGCGGGACGCGGGCCGGATGGCGACGGCGATGGACGCGCGCGGGTTCGCGACGGCCCACGAGCGGACCTGGGCGGAACCGGTGCGCTGGATGCGGGGCGACACGGTTCTGCTCGGGCTCGGGGTGGCGCTGGCGGTGCTGCCGTACGCGCTGCGTCTCGGGGGGTACTAG
- a CDS encoding MaoC family dehydratase: MRTVKNLEELSTLVGEELGVSDWHEVTQEQVNLFADATGDHQWIHVDPEKAAKGPFGTTIAHGYLTVSLIPMLGAEIYTVESVKMGVNYGSEKVRFPAPLPVGSRVRGRATLAEIVPAAFGQRVAVDFTVEAEGVEKPVCVARTLAIFAE, encoded by the coding sequence ATGCGCACCGTGAAGAACCTGGAGGAGCTGTCCACGCTGGTCGGCGAGGAGCTCGGCGTCAGTGACTGGCACGAGGTGACGCAGGAGCAGGTCAACCTGTTCGCCGACGCCACCGGCGACCACCAGTGGATCCACGTCGACCCGGAGAAGGCCGCGAAGGGCCCGTTCGGCACGACGATCGCGCACGGCTACCTCACGGTCTCGCTGATCCCGATGCTCGGTGCCGAGATCTACACGGTCGAGAGCGTGAAGATGGGCGTCAACTACGGCAGCGAGAAGGTCCGCTTCCCCGCGCCGCTCCCGGTCGGCAGCCGGGTCCGCGGTCGCGCGACGCTCGCCGAGATCGTCCCGGCCGCGTTCGGCCAGCGCGTCGCCGTCGACTTCACCGTCGAGGCGGAGGGCGTCGAGAAGCCCGTCTGCGTCGCGCGGACGCTCGCGATCTTCGCGGAGTAG
- a CDS encoding aromatic ring-hydroxylating oxygenase subunit alpha has product MIIEPVARPLPGSLEPTLPGRWYTDPTIFAREQAAILEASWSCVVRSADIARPGDWEVATVGREQVIVSRNRRGEVRAFLNVCRHRGMRVCTEPSGSSRSLQCGYHAWTYDLDGRLVAAPNLTRMPDVDGARYGLVGVHVREWLGYVWVCLAAEPPSFSETVLGEVVTRLGDVRNLDNYGVDGIALGRRITYDVAANWKLVIENFQECYHCATIHPELTEVLPEFAEGWAAQAYVNHGAAFGDEVQGFTVDGSAGTARLPSVAAEQDRRYYAVTFRPNVFVNLVPDHVVLHRMVPLAVDRTRVVCDWLFAPEVVAAGTDVSASVELFHRVNVQDFDACEKTQPSMSSSAYAEGGVLVPAEHHIGEFHAWVRDAVGE; this is encoded by the coding sequence ATGATCATCGAACCCGTCGCCCGGCCGCTACCGGGATCGCTCGAGCCGACGCTGCCGGGCCGCTGGTACACCGACCCGACGATCTTCGCGCGCGAGCAGGCCGCGATCCTCGAGGCGTCGTGGAGCTGTGTCGTGCGCAGCGCCGACATCGCGCGCCCCGGAGACTGGGAGGTCGCGACCGTGGGACGCGAGCAGGTGATCGTCTCGCGCAACCGCCGCGGCGAGGTCCGCGCGTTCCTCAACGTGTGCCGGCACCGCGGCATGCGCGTCTGCACCGAGCCGTCGGGCTCGTCACGGAGCCTGCAGTGCGGCTACCACGCCTGGACCTACGACCTCGACGGCCGCCTGGTCGCGGCCCCGAACCTGACCCGGATGCCCGACGTCGACGGCGCGCGGTACGGGCTGGTCGGCGTCCACGTGCGCGAGTGGCTCGGGTACGTGTGGGTCTGCCTGGCGGCCGAGCCGCCGTCCTTCTCCGAGACCGTGCTCGGCGAGGTCGTGACCCGCCTCGGCGACGTGCGGAACCTCGACAACTACGGCGTCGACGGGATCGCGCTCGGGCGCCGGATCACCTACGACGTCGCCGCGAACTGGAAGCTGGTCATCGAGAACTTCCAGGAGTGCTACCACTGCGCGACGATCCACCCCGAGCTCACCGAGGTGCTGCCCGAGTTCGCGGAGGGCTGGGCGGCGCAGGCGTACGTGAACCACGGCGCGGCGTTCGGCGACGAGGTGCAGGGCTTCACCGTCGACGGCTCCGCGGGCACTGCGCGGCTCCCGTCGGTCGCGGCGGAGCAGGACCGGCGCTACTACGCGGTGACATTCCGCCCGAACGTCTTCGTCAACCTGGTGCCGGACCACGTCGTCCTGCACCGGATGGTCCCGCTCGCCGTCGACCGGACCCGGGTGGTCTGCGACTGGCTGTTCGCCCCGGAGGTCGTCGCCGCCGGGACGGACGTGTCGGCGTCGGTCGAGCTGTTCCACCGCGTCAACGTGCAGGACTTCGACGCGTGCGAGAAGACGCAGCCGTCGATGTCCTCGTCCGCGTACGCCGAGGGCGGGGTGCTCGTCCCGGCCGAGCACCACATCGGTGAGTTCCACGCCTGGGTCCGGGACGCCGTGGGCGAGTGA
- a CDS encoding NAD(P)/FAD-dependent oxidoreductase codes for MSGSRRARPAQRSVLVVGSGLAGFHTARALRTAGFGGTLTVLGAEQHPPYDRPPLSKAYLAGVVSAHDLALDDPEDPLDVDWVRGAGAAALDGPTRTVRTRDGRAFTADAVVLATGAEAVRLGPPVPGTHVLRTLDDADALRSDGVGGARVAVVGGGFVALETAAAATALGARSVTVVSPERNPLLGRLGPLVAAALRGLHERHGVRFVDSARATGFLTHDGGRVRAVVLTTGGSVDADLVVTGVGATPATGWLSGSGVTLGPTGAVVCDVTGGTGVPGVWATGDCAAWDTGVDGAHPGGHWQDAVDQAAVVAASVLGRASAALPDPYFWSEQHDVTVQVAGRVPADAYGRVVAGSVAGADLLVTYERGGVETGILGMNRPREVMRWRRSRAPRTRLVASA; via the coding sequence ATGAGCGGGTCTCGACGAGCGCGACCGGCGCAGAGGTCCGTGCTGGTCGTCGGCAGCGGGCTCGCCGGCTTCCACACCGCCAGGGCCCTCCGTACGGCCGGGTTCGGCGGCACCCTCACCGTGCTGGGCGCCGAGCAGCACCCGCCGTACGACCGGCCGCCGCTGAGCAAGGCCTACCTCGCGGGTGTGGTCAGCGCCCACGACCTCGCGCTCGACGACCCCGAGGACCCGCTCGACGTCGACTGGGTGCGCGGGGCGGGCGCCGCCGCGCTCGACGGCCCCACGCGTACGGTCCGCACGCGCGACGGACGGGCGTTCACCGCGGACGCGGTCGTCCTCGCCACCGGAGCCGAGGCGGTACGGCTGGGACCGCCGGTGCCGGGCACACACGTCCTGCGCACCCTGGACGACGCGGACGCGCTGCGCAGCGACGGCGTCGGCGGCGCGCGGGTCGCGGTCGTCGGGGGCGGCTTCGTCGCTCTTGAGACGGCTGCCGCCGCCACCGCGCTCGGCGCCCGCTCGGTCACCGTCGTCTCGCCCGAACGGAACCCGCTGCTGGGACGGCTGGGGCCCCTCGTCGCGGCCGCCCTGCGCGGCCTGCACGAGCGCCACGGCGTGCGGTTCGTCGACTCGGCCCGCGCGACCGGGTTCCTGACGCACGACGGCGGACGCGTCCGCGCGGTGGTGCTCACCACCGGCGGCTCCGTCGACGCCGACCTCGTCGTGACCGGGGTGGGCGCGACGCCCGCGACCGGCTGGCTGTCGGGGTCCGGCGTCACGCTCGGGCCGACCGGCGCCGTGGTCTGCGACGTCACCGGCGGGACCGGTGTCCCCGGCGTGTGGGCGACCGGCGACTGCGCCGCCTGGGACACCGGCGTCGACGGGGCGCACCCCGGAGGCCACTGGCAGGACGCCGTCGACCAGGCCGCGGTGGTCGCCGCATCGGTGCTCGGCCGGGCGAGCGCGGCCCTGCCCGACCCGTACTTCTGGTCCGAGCAGCACGACGTGACGGTCCAGGTCGCGGGTCGCGTCCCGGCCGATGCGTACGGCCGGGTCGTCGCCGGCTCGGTCGCGGGGGCGGACCTGCTCGTGACGTACGAGCGGGGCGGCGTCGAGACCGGGATCCTCGGCATGAACCGTCCGCGCGAGGTCATGCGGTGGCGCCGGTCCCGCGCGCCGCGGACCCGTCTCGTGGCCTCGGCCTGA
- a CDS encoding bifunctional 3-phenylpropionate/cinnamic acid dioxygenase ferredoxin subunit translates to MLCHERHVAHYATLAPGGRMLRVCSVNQLVPGEGLRIDALTPPIAVFLTEDGTVHALDDTCTHQDASLAAGWVEDCRVECPLHASSFSLLSGEVDQPPAKRPARVHHVEVRDGEVWVELSTAVPHLPPGVLS, encoded by the coding sequence ATGTTGTGTCATGAGAGGCATGTTGCTCATTATGCAACATTAGCACCGGGAGGCCGGATGCTGCGTGTGTGCTCTGTGAATCAGCTGGTCCCGGGCGAGGGACTGCGGATCGACGCCCTCACCCCGCCGATCGCCGTCTTCCTGACCGAGGACGGCACGGTCCATGCTCTCGACGACACCTGCACGCACCAGGACGCGTCCCTGGCCGCGGGATGGGTCGAGGACTGCCGCGTCGAGTGCCCCCTGCACGCGAGCTCGTTCTCGCTGCTCTCCGGCGAGGTCGACCAGCCGCCGGCCAAGCGGCCCGCGCGGGTCCACCACGTCGAGGTCCGCGACGGCGAGGTCTGGGTCGAGCTCTCGACGGCGGTCCCCCACCTTCCGCCCGGAGTGTTGTCATGA
- a CDS encoding IclR family transcriptional regulator, whose translation MSPVEDGAPIQSVERAVRILELLSEQELMGVSDLARILDVHRSTAFRLLATLEGRSLVEQDGHRGAYRLGLGVLRLAGSVRRRTDLVRDAQLCCDELAERLDETTNVAIIDDGAAVNIAQAMGTQLVAVTQQYVGQRTPLHATSTGKVLLAHAPRDVREEVLEGPHERFTPSTLTEPDDVRAELEHVREQGWGAANEEWESGTCAVAVPVRGEGGLVVAAISVTAPAFRMAASTFPAYAAALREGAADLGRRLGYLAPR comes from the coding sequence ATGAGCCCGGTCGAGGACGGTGCTCCGATCCAGTCGGTCGAGCGGGCCGTCCGGATCCTCGAGCTGCTCAGCGAGCAGGAGCTGATGGGGGTCAGCGACCTCGCGCGCATCCTCGACGTGCACCGCTCGACGGCCTTCCGGCTGCTCGCCACGCTCGAGGGACGCAGCCTGGTGGAGCAGGACGGTCACCGCGGCGCGTACCGTCTGGGGCTCGGCGTGCTGAGGCTCGCCGGCTCCGTCCGCAGGCGCACCGATCTCGTACGTGACGCCCAGCTGTGCTGCGACGAGCTCGCCGAGCGGCTCGACGAGACGACCAACGTCGCGATCATCGACGACGGAGCCGCGGTCAACATCGCCCAGGCGATGGGGACGCAGCTGGTCGCCGTGACCCAGCAGTACGTGGGGCAGCGCACGCCGCTGCACGCGACGTCGACCGGCAAGGTGCTGCTGGCCCACGCTCCGCGCGACGTCCGCGAGGAGGTCCTGGAGGGCCCGCACGAGCGGTTCACCCCGTCCACGCTGACCGAGCCGGACGACGTGCGCGCCGAGCTCGAGCACGTGCGGGAGCAGGGGTGGGGTGCTGCGAACGAGGAGTGGGAGTCCGGGACCTGCGCGGTCGCCGTGCCCGTGCGCGGGGAGGGCGGTCTCGTGGTCGCGGCGATCTCCGTGACGGCTCCGGCGTTCCGGATGGCGGCGTCGACCTTCCCCGCGTACGCGGCGGCGCTGCGGGAGGGCGCCGCGGATCTGGGCCGACGGCTGGGGTATCTCGCGCCGCGCTGA
- a CDS encoding GcvT family protein translates to MSASRSTPLAQPRVVIIGLGVVGAALADELVLRGLRSVTVLEQGPLYATGGSSSHAPGFVFQTNPNRTTSALAARTLGKLDRLDLGGAWISKRVGGLELARTPERLRELARRHGLASAGGIESALVGPEECARLWPGLDPSVVLGGFHTPTDAVVKSARAVEWQARRAEAGGAVVRGHSRVVGIRTAAGRVTGVEVVGVPSAPDATPEVVPADVVVCCAGLWGPQMARELLGFEIPMMPMEHGFAWSTPIASRAALDEDVEVERVMLRHQDHAMYLREWGSTVAIGAYEHRPIPVEPERIASADEFAATGVHPAMHPFTLADFEPTWREAQTLIPELRGVGLDGSRAFNGIFSFTPDGGPMLGPVTGTDGLWLAQAVWVSQSAGVAQVVADWLVHDDPGIDTHTLDHRRFDPAVVSHDFTVERAEEAYDEVYDIVHPRASTLRLRGLRTTPFYERQRELGAVFAEANGWERPLWFEANAGFEGPPVAERDAWSAQHWSPIAAAEAYAARNAVALFDMSALARLEVSGPGAEAYLSGLLTRPPGRSVGTIVYGLLLDGAGGVLSDVTVARLGPEEFHLGVNGPLDRAWLTAHLPDDGSVRIRDVASGACGLGLWGPAARDVLATLTPDDVSHAGFGFYRARRIRVAGVPVLALRLSYVGELGWELYAPAEFGRRLWDALWESGRPHGIVAAGRRAFESLRLEKGYRLWGTDVTREHAPDEAGLSFAVRDDGREFVGRDALATRPATRRLTCLTLDDPRRVVLGGEPVRSGDEVVGYVTSADHGYTTHTSIAYAWVPAELAVVGTALTVEWFGEQLGATVTAEPIFDPDMKHMRR, encoded by the coding sequence ATGAGTGCTTCGCGTTCCACGCCCCTCGCCCAGCCACGCGTGGTGATCATCGGTCTCGGCGTCGTCGGCGCCGCGCTGGCCGACGAGCTCGTGCTCCGCGGCCTGCGGTCGGTCACCGTGCTCGAGCAAGGCCCCCTGTACGCGACCGGGGGCTCGAGCTCGCACGCTCCCGGGTTCGTGTTCCAGACCAACCCGAACCGTACGACGAGCGCGCTCGCCGCCCGCACGCTCGGCAAGCTCGACAGGCTCGACCTCGGCGGCGCGTGGATCTCCAAGCGGGTCGGCGGCCTCGAGCTCGCCCGGACGCCCGAGCGGCTGCGCGAGCTGGCCCGGCGCCACGGCCTCGCCTCCGCCGGCGGGATCGAGTCCGCGCTCGTCGGTCCCGAGGAGTGCGCACGGCTGTGGCCCGGGCTCGACCCGTCGGTCGTGCTCGGCGGCTTCCACACGCCGACCGACGCGGTGGTCAAGAGCGCCCGGGCGGTCGAGTGGCAGGCGCGCCGCGCCGAGGCGGGCGGAGCCGTGGTCCGCGGGCACAGCCGGGTCGTGGGCATCCGTACGGCCGCCGGCCGCGTCACCGGGGTCGAGGTGGTCGGCGTGCCGTCCGCGCCCGACGCGACGCCGGAGGTCGTCCCCGCGGACGTCGTGGTCTGCTGCGCCGGCCTGTGGGGGCCGCAGATGGCGCGCGAGCTGCTCGGGTTCGAGATCCCGATGATGCCGATGGAGCACGGCTTCGCGTGGAGCACGCCGATCGCGTCCCGGGCTGCGCTCGACGAGGACGTCGAGGTCGAGCGGGTGATGCTGCGCCACCAGGACCACGCCATGTATCTGCGGGAGTGGGGGAGCACAGTCGCGATCGGCGCGTACGAGCACCGCCCGATCCCCGTCGAGCCGGAGCGGATCGCGTCCGCCGACGAGTTCGCGGCCACGGGCGTCCACCCGGCGATGCACCCGTTCACGCTCGCCGACTTCGAGCCCACGTGGCGCGAGGCGCAGACGCTGATCCCCGAGCTGCGCGGCGTCGGCCTCGACGGGAGCCGGGCGTTCAACGGCATCTTCTCGTTCACGCCCGACGGCGGGCCGATGCTCGGACCGGTCACCGGCACGGACGGGCTGTGGCTCGCCCAGGCCGTCTGGGTCAGCCAGTCCGCGGGGGTGGCGCAGGTCGTCGCCGACTGGCTCGTGCACGACGACCCCGGGATCGACACCCACACCCTCGACCACCGGCGCTTCGACCCGGCGGTCGTGAGCCACGACTTCACCGTCGAGCGGGCCGAGGAGGCCTACGACGAGGTGTACGACATCGTGCACCCGCGGGCGTCGACCCTGCGGCTGCGGGGGCTGCGGACGACACCGTTCTACGAGCGGCAGCGCGAGCTCGGAGCGGTGTTCGCCGAGGCGAACGGGTGGGAGCGGCCGCTGTGGTTCGAGGCCAACGCCGGGTTCGAGGGCCCGCCGGTCGCGGAGCGCGACGCCTGGTCCGCCCAGCACTGGTCGCCGATCGCCGCCGCGGAGGCCTACGCGGCGCGCAACGCGGTCGCGCTGTTCGACATGAGCGCGCTCGCGCGTCTCGAGGTCAGCGGCCCGGGCGCGGAGGCGTACCTGTCCGGTCTGCTCACCCGCCCGCCGGGGCGCTCGGTGGGCACGATCGTCTACGGGCTGCTGCTCGACGGGGCCGGCGGCGTGCTCTCGGACGTGACCGTGGCGCGGCTCGGGCCCGAGGAGTTCCACCTCGGCGTCAACGGCCCGCTCGATCGCGCCTGGCTGACCGCACACCTGCCGGACGACGGCAGCGTGCGGATCCGCGACGTGGCGTCGGGCGCGTGCGGGCTCGGCCTGTGGGGTCCCGCGGCACGCGACGTCCTCGCGACTCTGACCCCCGACGACGTGTCGCACGCGGGGTTCGGCTTCTACCGGGCTCGGCGGATCCGGGTCGCCGGCGTGCCGGTGCTCGCGCTGCGGCTGAGCTACGTCGGCGAGCTCGGCTGGGAGCTGTACGCGCCGGCGGAGTTCGGTCGCCGGCTGTGGGACGCGCTGTGGGAGTCCGGGCGCCCGCACGGGATCGTGGCCGCGGGGCGCCGGGCGTTCGAGAGCCTGCGGCTGGAGAAGGGCTACCGGCTGTGGGGGACCGACGTCACCCGCGAGCATGCGCCCGACGAGGCCGGGCTGTCGTTCGCGGTGCGCGACGACGGTCGGGAGTTCGTCGGGCGCGACGCGCTCGCGACGCGGCCCGCGACCCGGCGGCTGACCTGCCTCACCCTCGACGACCCGCGCCGCGTCGTGCTCGGCGGAGAGCCGGTGCGGTCCGGCGACGAGGTCGTCGGCTACGTCACCAGCGCCGACCACGGCTACACGACCCACACCTCGATCGCGTACGCCTGGGTGCCGGCAGAGCTCGCGGTCGTCGGGACGGCGCTGACCGTGGAGTGGTTCGGGGAGCAGCTCGGGGCCACCGTGACCGCCGAGCCCATCTTCGACCCCGACATGAAGCACATGCGCCGATGA
- the solA gene encoding N-methyl-L-tryptophan oxidase, whose amino-acid sequence MDAYDVIVLGVGSMGGAACNALAERGASVLGLETYQPGHDQGSAHGGSRIVRQSYFEDPAYVPLLRSAYDGWRRLEEESGRDLLTLCGGIYVGDPASVTFTGSRDAAVQHGLDHEILDAAQIRARFPTMDPADDAMAVYEANAGYVRPEETTIANAEVAVRKGAALRFGERVLRWSATPDGGVEVETGQGRYGADRLVIAPGAWAPQLLADLALPLSIERMVFHWFTPDFAAVPYERWSEEEHPVYIEETHGNQQIYGFPMTDGPERGFKLGFFRLGTPTDPDDVDRVVRDEESTVMQERARQLFPHLSGPVVQAKTCLYSVTPDEHFVIGAHPAYEQVAIACGFSGHGFKFVPVVGEILADLATTGSTTHPIGLFDPTRGVLHPERGEPEPLPS is encoded by the coding sequence ATGGACGCGTACGACGTGATCGTCCTCGGGGTGGGGTCGATGGGCGGCGCGGCCTGCAACGCGCTGGCCGAGCGGGGCGCGTCGGTGCTCGGACTCGAGACCTACCAGCCCGGCCACGACCAGGGCTCCGCTCACGGGGGCAGCCGGATCGTGCGCCAGTCCTACTTCGAGGACCCGGCGTACGTCCCGCTGCTGCGCTCGGCGTACGACGGGTGGCGGCGGCTCGAGGAGGAGTCCGGCCGCGACCTGCTCACGCTGTGCGGCGGGATCTACGTCGGCGACCCGGCGAGCGTCACGTTCACCGGGAGCCGAGACGCCGCGGTTCAGCACGGTCTGGATCACGAGATCCTCGACGCTGCGCAGATCCGGGCCCGCTTCCCGACGATGGACCCGGCCGACGACGCGATGGCGGTCTACGAGGCGAACGCCGGCTACGTCCGCCCGGAGGAGACCACGATCGCGAACGCCGAGGTCGCCGTACGCAAGGGGGCCGCGCTGCGTTTCGGGGAGCGCGTGCTGCGCTGGTCGGCCACGCCGGACGGCGGTGTCGAGGTGGAGACCGGCCAGGGCCGGTACGGGGCGGACCGCCTCGTGATCGCGCCCGGGGCGTGGGCGCCGCAGCTGCTCGCCGACCTGGCGCTGCCGCTGTCGATCGAGCGGATGGTCTTCCACTGGTTCACCCCCGACTTCGCAGCGGTTCCGTACGAGCGGTGGAGCGAGGAGGAGCACCCGGTCTACATCGAGGAGACCCACGGCAACCAGCAGATCTACGGGTTCCCGATGACGGACGGGCCCGAGCGCGGGTTCAAGCTCGGGTTCTTCCGGCTCGGCACGCCGACCGATCCCGACGACGTCGACCGGGTGGTCCGCGACGAGGAGTCGACGGTGATGCAGGAGCGAGCCCGCCAGCTGTTCCCGCACCTGTCCGGGCCGGTCGTGCAGGCGAAGACCTGCCTGTACTCGGTCACGCCCGACGAGCACTTCGTGATCGGCGCCCACCCGGCGTACGAGCAGGTCGCGATCGCCTGCGGCTTCAGCGGGCACGGGTTCAAGTTCGTGCCGGTCGTCGGTGAGATCCTCGCCGACCTCGCGACCACCGGGTCGACCACCCATCCGATCGGGCTGTTCGACCCGACGCGGGGGGTGCTGCATCCCGAACGCGGGGAGCCGGAGCCGTTGCCGTCGTAA
- a CDS encoding FAD-dependent oxidoreductase has translation MSDHAVSGVSRARPLILAVHTDHTALDRLEGELQRCFGSDFRVRGESSAVDALRTLESAQDHGDRVAVVLVDVTLDARERSKLLGAARSLHPDARRVLLIRWGSWAYRDVAETILHDIAVGDAVSYVLTPWTDGDELFHRTVAELVQEWSRSEATNWREVVVLADAENARAHEVLGVLARNGVPHAFRPRGTEMAEQVERYLLDAGKSLDASVVVWMPAIGGTLLHDPSDLELAEAWGVPTTLDGDRSFDLVVVGAGPAGLAAAVYGASEGLRTLIVERESLGGQAGSSSLIRNYLGFSRGVSGVELAQRGYQQAWIFGTHVLHMREVDALEMQSDGTLRLSAGDAGTVTGRAVVLATGVSYRRLGVPSLEALSGAGVFYGASVTEAHGLRGRRAIVVGGGNSAGQAAMHLARYCEKVTIAIRGEGVAASMSQYLIDAIDAARNVEIRTHVEVVGGGGDGWLDHVVLRDRRTDAQVREEVAGLFVMIGAQPHTAWLPAEVGRDERGFVLAGADAAASPLWTSDRLPRPYESTVPGVFAVGDVRAGSVKRVASAVGEGSVVLAQVHQHLAESP, from the coding sequence ATGAGCGATCACGCCGTCTCGGGCGTGTCTCGAGCGCGCCCCCTCATCCTCGCCGTCCACACCGACCACACCGCGCTCGACCGGCTCGAGGGCGAGCTCCAGCGCTGCTTCGGCAGCGACTTCCGGGTCCGCGGAGAGTCGAGCGCTGTCGACGCGCTGCGCACCCTCGAATCGGCCCAGGACCACGGGGACCGGGTCGCGGTCGTCCTGGTCGACGTCACCCTCGACGCACGCGAGCGCAGCAAGCTGCTCGGCGCCGCGCGGTCCCTGCACCCGGACGCACGGCGGGTGCTGCTGATCCGGTGGGGCTCCTGGGCCTACCGTGACGTCGCCGAGACGATCCTGCACGACATCGCGGTCGGCGACGCCGTCTCGTACGTCCTGACGCCGTGGACCGACGGTGACGAGCTCTTCCACCGGACCGTCGCCGAGCTCGTGCAGGAGTGGTCGCGCAGCGAGGCGACGAACTGGCGCGAGGTCGTCGTGCTCGCCGACGCCGAGAACGCCCGCGCGCACGAGGTGCTCGGCGTCCTGGCGCGCAACGGCGTCCCGCACGCGTTCCGGCCGCGAGGCACCGAGATGGCCGAGCAGGTCGAGCGGTACCTCCTCGACGCCGGCAAGAGCCTCGACGCGTCGGTGGTGGTCTGGATGCCCGCGATCGGCGGCACCCTGCTGCACGACCCGAGCGACCTCGAGCTCGCCGAGGCGTGGGGCGTCCCGACCACGCTCGACGGCGACCGGTCGTTCGACCTCGTCGTCGTCGGCGCCGGGCCGGCCGGACTGGCCGCTGCGGTGTACGGGGCGTCGGAAGGGCTGCGGACGCTGATCGTCGAGCGGGAGTCGCTCGGCGGGCAGGCCGGGTCGAGCTCCCTGATCCGCAACTACCTCGGGTTCTCCCGCGGCGTGAGCGGCGTCGAGCTCGCCCAGCGCGGCTACCAGCAGGCCTGGATCTTCGGCACCCATGTGCTGCACATGCGCGAGGTGGACGCGCTGGAGATGCAGTCCGACGGCACGCTGCGGCTGTCGGCCGGCGATGCGGGCACGGTCACCGGCCGCGCGGTCGTGCTCGCCACCGGCGTCTCGTATCGTCGCCTGGGCGTGCCGAGTCTCGAGGCGTTGAGCGGCGCCGGGGTTTTCTACGGGGCGAGCGTGACCGAGGCGCACGGGCTGCGGGGGCGGCGCGCGATCGTCGTCGGCGGTGGCAACTCCGCGGGGCAGGCCGCGATGCACCTCGCGCGCTACTGCGAGAAGGTCACGATCGCGATCCGTGGCGAGGGCGTGGCGGCGAGCATGTCGCAGTACCTCATCGACGCGATCGACGCGGCCCGCAACGTCGAGATCCGCACCCACGTCGAGGTCGTGGGGGGTGGCGGCGACGGGTGGCTGGACCACGTCGTGCTCCGGGACCGTCGGACCGACGCGCAGGTGCGCGAGGAGGTGGCCGGGCTGTTCGTGATGATCGGCGCACAGCCCCACACCGCCTGGCTCCCGGCCGAGGTCGGTCGGGACGAGCGCGGCTTCGTCCTGGCCGGTGCGGACGCCGCGGCTTCCCCGCTCTGGACCAGCGACCGGCTGCCCCGACCGTACGAGTCGACCGTGCCGGGGGTCTTCGCCGTCGGCGACGTGCGCGCCGGGTCGGTCAAACGCGTGGCCTCGGCCGTGGGCGAGGGCTCCGTCGTGCTCGCGCAGGTCCACCAGCACCTCGCGGAGTCACCGTGA